The Equus przewalskii isolate Varuska chromosome 5, EquPr2, whole genome shotgun sequence genome window below encodes:
- the OR10P1 gene encoding olfactory receptor 10P1 gives MAKENQTLPEFLLLGFSDLRALQGPLFWVVFLAYLATFLGNSMIILLTQTSPALNSPMYFFLRHLSVVELIYTTNIVPRTLVDLASPYPRAISFQGCAAQMYIFIVLGISECCLLTAMAYDRYAAICRPLHYSTLMNWQVCVAMVGTSWFMGIITATTHSSLIFTLPFPSHPIIPHFLCDILPVLRLASAGKHRSEISVMAATVILIMIPFSLIVTSYARILGTILAMASTHSRHKVFSTCSSHLLVVFLFFGTASITYIQPRAGSSVTMDRILSLFYTVITPMLNPIIYTLRNKEVTGALLHMMKR, from the coding sequence ATGGCTAAGGAAAATCAGACTCTGCCTGAATTCCTCCTTCTGGGATTCTCCGACCTCAGGGCCTTGCAGGGTCCCCTGTTCTGGGTGGTGTTTCTGGCCTACCTGGCCACTTTTCTGGGTAACTCCATGATCATCCTCCTCACGCAGACCAGCCCTGCCCTGAACtcacccatgtacttcttcctgcgCCACCTCTCGGTGGTAGAGCTCATCTACACCACCAACATTGTGCCCAGGACCCTGGTTGACCTGGCCTCCCCATACCCCCGGGCCATCTCCTTCCAGGGCTGTGCAGCCCAGATGTACATCTTCATTGTTCTAGGCATTTCAGAGTGCTGCCTTCTCACGGCCATGGCCTACGACCGTTACGCCGCCATTTGCAGGCCCCTACATTACTCCACCCTCATGAACTGGCAGGTCTGCGTGGCCATGGTGGGTACCTCCTGGTTCATGGGCATCATCACAGCCACCACCCATTCCTCCCTAATCTTCACTCTGCCTTTCCCCAGCCACCCAATTATCCCACATTTCCTCTGCGACATCCTGCCGGTCCTGAGGCTGGCAAGTGCTGGGAAGCACAGGAGCGAGATCTCTGTGATGGCAGCCACAGTGATCCTCATCATGATCCCCTTCTCTCTGATTGTCACCTCTTATGCCCGCATCCTGGGTACCATCCTGGCAATGGCCTCCACCCACAGCCGCCACAAGGTCTTCTctacctgctcctcccacctgcttgtggtcttcctcttctttggaaCGGCCAGCATCACCTACATCCAGCCCCGGGCAGGATCCTCTGTCACCATGGACCGCATCCTCAGCCTTTTCTACACAGTCATCACACCCATGCTCAACCCCATCATCTACACCCTTCGGAACAAGGAGGTAACAGGGGCCCTGCTGCACATGATGAAGAGGTAG